A genomic stretch from Desulfonispora thiosulfatigenes DSM 11270 includes:
- a CDS encoding YicC/YloC family endoribonuclease: MIHSMTGYGRGEEEGLGLEFVVEVKSVNHRYSEIVIKQPRQYILLEDYLRKLVQKYISRGRVDLFIKVKEIDQKKSQIKVDKDLAIDYYNSLNELAKDLKISSDVSIYEIASLPEVIKEEENETDLEQVKKVIEKATVKALDGLLSMREAEGKTLFEDLISRISNLKDYQAKIIARSPIMLDEYRERLRKRIEELLIEQVDENRLNQEVIFMVEKSNVTEELIRLDSHFDQFINTLNYEGAVGRKLDFLVQEMNRETNTIGSKANDLEIAHLVVEMKTELEKIREQIQNIE; this comes from the coding sequence ATGATTCATAGTATGACTGGTTATGGTAGAGGAGAAGAAGAGGGGCTAGGTTTAGAATTTGTTGTTGAAGTTAAATCAGTTAACCATCGATATAGTGAAATAGTTATTAAGCAACCAAGACAATATATATTATTAGAAGATTATTTAAGAAAACTAGTACAAAAGTATATAAGTAGAGGACGCGTTGACTTATTTATTAAGGTTAAGGAAATAGATCAAAAGAAATCTCAAATCAAAGTTGACAAAGACCTAGCCATAGATTATTATAATTCTTTAAATGAGCTAGCTAAAGATTTGAAAATTTCTTCTGATGTTAGTATTTATGAGATAGCTTCTTTACCTGAAGTAATTAAAGAAGAAGAAAATGAAACTGATTTAGAACAGGTAAAAAAGGTTATTGAAAAGGCTACTGTGAAGGCATTAGATGGTTTATTAAGCATGAGAGAGGCAGAAGGAAAGACATTATTTGAAGATTTAATTAGCAGAATAAGTAATTTAAAAGATTATCAAGCAAAAATTATAGCGAGAAGCCCAATCATGTTAGATGAATATAGAGAAAGGCTTCGTAAAAGAATAGAAGAGCTTTTAATTGAACAAGTTGATGAAAACAGACTAAATCAAGAAGTGATATTCATGGTTGAAAAAAGCAATGTTACTGAAGAGTTAATTAGATTAGATAGTCATTTTGATCAATTTATAAATACATTGAATTATGAAGGTGCTGTTGGTAGAAAGCTGGACTTTTTGGTTCAGGAAATGAATAGGGAAACTAATACAATAGGATCCAAAGCTAATGATTTGGAAATTGCACATTTAGTAGTAGAAATGAAAACTGAGCTTGAGAAAATAAGAGAACAAATTCAAAATATTGAATAA
- the remA gene encoding extracellular matrix/biofilm regulator RemA: MDIKLINIGFGNIVVANRIIAIISPESAPIKRIIQESRDKGMLVDATYGRRTRAVVITDSDHVILSAVQPETVAHRLVVKDTPVHNDEDEQ; encoded by the coding sequence ATGGATATAAAGCTAATAAATATTGGTTTTGGTAATATCGTTGTAGCAAATAGAATTATAGCCATAATTAGCCCTGAATCTGCACCAATAAAAAGAATTATACAAGAGTCAAGAGATAAAGGTATGTTAGTCGATGCTACGTATGGACGTAGGACTAGAGCGGTTGTGATAACAGATAGTGATCATGTGATTCTATCTGCTGTTCAACCAGAAACTGTTGCCCATCGTTTAGTGGTAAAAGACACACCCGTACATAATGATGAAGATGAGCAATAA
- the gmk gene encoding guanylate kinase: MDVNEEGLLIILSGPSGAGKGTICKRLLKEIDVKLSISATTRKPRNGEVHGKEYFFITKEEFEAKLEENEFLEWAKVYDNYYGTPNEYVEEILNDGHNCILEIDPQGAKKVKEKRPDAIYLFIIPPSMQELEERLKGRGTETNIEIEKRLGNVCNEMEYLGIYDYVIVNDIVEKAVEKVKAIILAEKCKAKRNNYYIF; the protein is encoded by the coding sequence ATGGATGTAAACGAAGAGGGATTATTAATTATCCTTTCTGGTCCTTCAGGTGCAGGCAAAGGAACCATTTGTAAAAGGCTTTTAAAAGAGATAGATGTTAAATTATCAATTTCAGCCACTACTCGTAAACCAAGAAATGGAGAGGTGCACGGGAAAGAGTACTTTTTTATAACAAAAGAAGAATTTGAAGCAAAATTAGAAGAGAATGAATTTTTAGAGTGGGCAAAGGTATATGATAATTATTATGGAACTCCCAATGAATATGTAGAAGAAATCTTAAATGATGGACATAATTGCATATTAGAGATTGACCCACAAGGAGCTAAAAAGGTTAAAGAAAAAAGACCTGACGCAATTTATTTATTTATAATCCCTCCTTCTATGCAGGAATTAGAAGAACGTTTAAAAGGGAGAGGAACTGAAACAAATATAGAAATTGAAAAAAGATTAGGTAATGTTTGTAATGAAATGGAGTACCTGGGAATCTATGATTATGTTATTGTAAATGATATTGTTGAAAAAGCAGTGGAAAAGGTAAAAGCAATAATTTTGGCAGAAAAGTGTAAAGCAAAAAGAAATAATTATTATATTTTTTAA
- the rpoZ gene encoding DNA-directed RNA polymerase subunit omega: protein MNKPSIDVLMTKVDSKYSLVVATAKRARLIVEQEPPLIKIESTKPVTIALHEIAGDKIRYERTKTGIK from the coding sequence ATGAATAAACCATCTATAGATGTGTTGATGACTAAAGTAGATAGTAAATACTCTTTAGTTGTGGCTACAGCTAAAAGAGCTCGCCTTATTGTTGAACAAGAACCACCACTTATAAAAATCGAATCTACTAAACCAGTTACCATAGCCTTACATGAAATTGCTGGCGATAAAATAAGATACGAAAGAACTAAGACGGGAATTAAATAA
- the coaBC gene encoding bifunctional phosphopantothenoylcysteine decarboxylase/phosphopantothenate--cysteine ligase CoaBC, with protein MLKDKNIVIGITGGIAAYKSCEIISLMKKSGANIHCVMTKEAMQFITPLTLRTLSGNEVITDLFSESKNWNVEHISLAKMADVFLVAPATANIIGKIANGICDDFLTTTIMATKAKVVFAPAMNVNMYENPILKDNISKLKHLGYEFIDPIVGNLACGDSGKGKMADPKDIVNYLYNLSGKKQDLKGVSILITAGPTRELIDPVRYITNRSSGKMGYAIARVAKERGADVTLISGPTNLPRPEGIKFIQIETALEMFTKVKENFASNNIVIKAAAVADYRPKNIANQKIKKSDGDMHIELERNPDILAFLGEQKGDKILVGFAAETNDLTQNALTKLKKKNLDLIVANDVSQEGAGFNYDTNKVTIFSATKETNKLPLMSKLDVADKIIDEAVTLLKKE; from the coding sequence ATGTTAAAAGATAAAAATATTGTAATAGGAATAACGGGAGGAATAGCTGCTTATAAGTCTTGTGAGATTATTAGTCTAATGAAAAAAAGTGGGGCAAATATTCACTGTGTTATGACAAAAGAAGCTATGCAGTTTATTACTCCTTTAACCCTAAGAACTTTATCTGGTAATGAGGTTATTACAGATTTATTTTCTGAGTCTAAGAATTGGAATGTAGAGCATATATCTTTAGCTAAAATGGCAGATGTTTTTTTAGTTGCACCTGCAACTGCAAACATAATTGGGAAAATAGCAAATGGTATTTGTGATGATTTCCTTACTACAACTATTATGGCTACAAAGGCTAAAGTCGTATTTGCTCCAGCCATGAACGTTAATATGTATGAAAATCCAATTTTAAAGGACAATATAAGTAAGTTGAAACATTTGGGGTATGAGTTTATTGATCCTATCGTAGGGAATCTTGCGTGTGGAGATAGTGGTAAAGGAAAAATGGCTGATCCTAAGGATATAGTGAATTATTTATATAATTTATCTGGAAAAAAACAAGACTTAAAAGGTGTCTCTATTTTAATTACAGCTGGTCCAACAAGGGAGCTTATTGATCCTGTAAGATATATTACAAATCGTAGTTCAGGAAAAATGGGCTATGCAATAGCAAGAGTAGCCAAAGAACGTGGCGCAGATGTTACCTTAATATCAGGGCCGACAAATTTACCTAGACCTGAAGGGATCAAGTTTATTCAAATAGAAACTGCATTAGAAATGTTTACTAAAGTAAAAGAAAATTTTGCTAGTAATAATATTGTAATTAAAGCAGCTGCGGTTGCTGATTATAGACCTAAAAATATTGCCAATCAAAAAATTAAAAAATCTGATGGTGACATGCATATTGAATTAGAACGTAACCCTGATATTTTAGCCTTTCTTGGAGAACAAAAAGGTGATAAAATTCTTGTAGGCTTTGCAGCTGAAACAAATGATTTAACTCAAAATGCGTTAACTAAACTTAAAAAGAAGAATTTAGACCTTATAGTAGCTAATGACGTGAGTCAAGAGGGTGCAGGATTTAACTATGATACAAATAAGGTAACAATTTTTTCTGCCACAAAAGAAACAAATAAGTTGCCGTTAATGAGTAAATTAGATGTTGCCGATAAAATAATAGATGAAGCTGTAACTTTATTAAAAAAGGAGTGA
- the metK gene encoding methionine adenosyltransferase yields MRKLFTSESVTEGHPDKIADQISDAVLDAIFEHDPTARVACETAVTTGLVLVMGEISTSCYVDIPKVVRNTIREIGYDRAKYGFDCDTCAVLTAIDEQSVDIALGVDMALEAREGEMTDSEIESLGAGDQGMMFGYATDETPEYMPMPISLAHKLTRKLSEVRKSGELNYILPDGKSQVTIEYDGDKPVRIDTIVISTQHKEEVTLATIREEVIEKVVRPVLPKEFIDENTRFLINPTGRFVIGGPQGDSGLTGRKIIVDTYGGKAKHGGGAFSGKDPTKVDRSAAYAARYVAKNIVAAGLAKRCEIQLAYAIGVAEPVSILVDTFGTSSVSEEKIVSAVKNIFDLRPTGIIKELDLRKPIYKQTAAYGHFGRTDVELPWEKLDKVELLKKEVGL; encoded by the coding sequence GTGCGTAAATTATTTACATCTGAATCAGTAACTGAAGGACATCCTGATAAAATTGCCGATCAGATTTCTGATGCAGTATTAGATGCAATTTTTGAACATGATCCAACCGCAAGAGTAGCATGTGAAACAGCTGTTACAACTGGCTTAGTTCTTGTTATGGGGGAAATATCCACATCATGTTATGTAGATATTCCAAAGGTAGTAAGAAATACAATTCGAGAAATTGGTTATGATAGAGCAAAATATGGTTTTGACTGTGATACCTGCGCAGTATTAACAGCTATAGATGAACAATCTGTCGATATTGCTTTAGGTGTAGATATGGCTCTAGAAGCAAGAGAAGGTGAAATGACAGATTCTGAAATTGAATCTTTAGGTGCTGGAGACCAAGGGATGATGTTTGGTTATGCTACCGATGAAACTCCAGAATATATGCCTATGCCAATTAGTTTAGCGCATAAATTAACGAGAAAACTATCTGAAGTAAGAAAAAGTGGCGAATTAAACTATATATTACCAGATGGAAAATCTCAGGTAACTATTGAGTATGATGGGGATAAACCAGTTAGAATCGACACAATTGTAATTTCAACCCAGCATAAGGAAGAGGTTACTTTAGCAACTATTAGAGAAGAAGTAATAGAAAAAGTAGTAAGGCCAGTATTACCTAAAGAGTTCATAGATGAAAATACTCGTTTCTTAATAAATCCTACGGGCAGATTTGTTATTGGTGGACCTCAAGGGGATTCTGGTTTAACAGGAAGAAAAATTATCGTAGACACTTATGGTGGTAAAGCGAAACATGGCGGTGGAGCCTTTTCTGGAAAGGATCCAACAAAGGTAGATAGATCAGCTGCTTATGCTGCTAGATACGTTGCTAAAAACATTGTAGCTGCAGGTCTTGCAAAAAGATGCGAAATTCAATTAGCATATGCAATAGGTGTAGCTGAACCTGTTTCAATCCTAGTAGATACTTTTGGGACAAGTAGTGTATCAGAAGAGAAAATTGTTAGTGCAGTAAAAAATATCTTTGATTTAAGACCTACAGGTATTATTAAAGAATTAGATTTAAGAAAACCAATCTATAAACAAACAGCTGCTTATGGACATTTTGGTAGAACCGATGTTGAATTACCTTGGGAAAAACTAGATAAGGTTGAATTACTAAAAAAAGAAGTTGGGCTTTAG